In a single window of the Populus alba chromosome 16, ASM523922v2, whole genome shotgun sequence genome:
- the LOC118033319 gene encoding putative SWI/SNF-related matrix-associated actin-dependent regulator of chromatin subfamily A member 3-like 1, protein MTTISLRRIKDKDLVGLPSKTVETVSFELSGEERVLYDQMEADCKDVIGCFITADILHSHYVCVLFSVIQLRQLCNDSALCSMDLRSLLPSDNIGDASKHPELLRKMIDGLQDGEDIVCSVCLDPPTDATITICEHIFCKKCICHHLQHKETEQTCPNCRRPLSLPGLFSAPPESSNPENPKKLSRTTPSKVSALIKLLKESRVVNSISKSVVFSLFDKMLALMEEPLKDAGFDTLRLDASTDEIRQAEIIKEFGSSGADTVLLASLKTSGTGINLTAASKVYLLEPWWNSAVEEQAINRVHQYGQLENVRIVRLIAQNSIEERILEMQERKKAANEAFGRKRPYEQHEASIDDLCRLFFW, encoded by the exons ATGACAACAATTTCTTTGCGGAGAATAAAAGACAAGGATTTAGTTGGATTGCCATCCAAAACTGTAGAGACGGTTTCCTTCGAACTTTCTGGAGAAGAACGTGTACTGTATGATCAGATGGAAGCAGATTGCAAGGATGTTATTGGATGTTTTATTACCGCTGATATTCTACACAGCCACTATGTATGTGTGCTTTTTTCAGTTATTCAGCTTCGCCAGTTATGTAATGACTCGGCCTTGTGCTCTATGGATCTCAGATCATTGCTCCCTTCTGACAATATTGGAG ATGCATCCAAACATCCGGAATTGCTTCGAAAGATGATCGATGGGCTTCAAGATGGTGAAGATATTGTCTGTTCGGTTTGCCTTGATCCACCAACTGATGCTACAATCACAATCTGTGAGCATATATTTTGCAAAAAATGCATTTGCCATCACCTGCAACACAAAGAAACCGAACAAACCTGCCCAAATTGTCGGCGTCCTCTTTCTCTGCCTGGCCTGTTCTCAGCCCCTCCAGAATCTTCCAATCctgaaaaccctaaaaaactgtCAAGAACAACCCCTTCCAAAGTCTCAGCTCTCATAAAACTCTTGAAGGAATCTAGGGTTGTTAACTCAATCAGTAAATCAGTAGTTTTTTCACTGTTTGATAAGATGTTGGCATTAATGGAAGAGCCACTGAAAGATGCTGGCTTCGATACATTGCGGTTGGATGCATCAACAGATGAAATAAGGCAAGCTGAAATAATCAAGGAATTTGGATCATCAGGAGCAGACACGGTTCTGCTTGCGAGTCTCAAGACTTCAGGAACCGGCATAAACCTCACAGCAGCTTCCAAAGTGTACTTGTTGGAGCCATGGTGGAACTCAGCGGTTGAGGAACAGGCAATAAACCGTGTTCATCAATACGGACAGCTGGAGAATGTAAGAATTGTTAGATTGATTGCTCAAAATAGCATTGAAGAAAGGATATTGGAGATGCAGGAAAGGAAGAAAGCAGCGAATGAAGCTTTTGGAAGGAAACGGCCATATGAACAACACGAGGCTAGCATAGATGATCTCTGTCGCCTCTTCTTCTGGTGA